Proteins encoded together in one Telopea speciosissima isolate NSW1024214 ecotype Mountain lineage chromosome 6, Tspe_v1, whole genome shotgun sequence window:
- the LOC122665638 gene encoding uncharacterized protein LOC122665638, translating to MNTKIVALERGTAPEESFRPGQHPFTRELMRAELPKGFKPPTFEAYEGKGDPNKHISYFNAMMTVYGGSDVVSNRSFLTSFKGPAALWFAKKPNLIRSFTELAKAFISRFQINVKQKKTTTNLLAVKQRSDESIRDYIARFNVESLEIKDLDDAMVFNTLHNGITNHDLVKSLALDPVMTMPQLLDHCYQYANMFDIMKARKAIDGKAPEKKRTSEKEDKKRDGKRARLERDSSPEYTPLNTTRTKIMMEVSDRGLLQ from the coding sequence ATGAACACGAAAATTGTGGCCCTAGAGAGGGGAACAGCCCCAGAAGAAAGCTTCAGGCCGGGCCAACATCCCTTTACAAGGGAGCTCATGAGAGCAGAGCTTCCCAAGGGTTTTAAACCCCCTACGTTCGAGGCTTATGAGGGGAAGGGCGATCCCAACAAGCACATCAGTTACTTCAATGCCATGATGACAGTCTATGGTGGGTCCGATGTAGTATCCAACCGATCTTTCCTGACCTCTTTCAAGGGGCCCGCAGCATTGTGGTTCGCCAAAAAGCCTAACTTGATCCGAAGCTTCACAGAGTTGGCCAAGGCCTTTATCAGCCGCTTCCAGATCAATgtaaagcagaagaagaccacaacCAACTTGTTGGCTGTCAAACAGCGCTCTGATGAGTCCATCAGAGATTATATCGCCCGCTTTAACGTGGAGAGCCtggagatcaaggacctggacGATGCGATGGTTTTCAACACCCTGCACAATGGAATCACCAACCACGATCTAGTAAAGTCGCTTGCGCTAGATCCGGTGATGACTATGCCACAGCTACTAGATCATTGTTACCAATACGCCAACATGTTCGATATCATGAAGGCGAGAAAAGCAATAGATGGAAAGGCTCCCGAGAAGAAAAGGACGAGTGAAAAGGAAGACAAGAAGAGGGACGGCAAGAGAGCGAGGTTAGAGAGGGATTCAAGTCCTGAGTATACCCCGCTCAATACCACCAGGACTAAAATCATGATGGAGGTATCGGATCGAGGGTTGCTGCAATGA